A genomic window from Silene latifolia isolate original U9 population chromosome Y, ASM4854445v1, whole genome shotgun sequence includes:
- the LOC141629226 gene encoding uncharacterized protein LOC141629226, with protein MEECDGCSECLRAGARRRIGDGKDTSVWGHAWVVGSNSGKVISSCGPGNELIMVAVLIEPHGRGWNVTMLNQLFLPFEVKRILNIRLSPNEPKDSWYWCLDREREYSVKMAYASIIGDLYESGGPSNWEKERWLWNRLWKVRVWPRIKLFFWQHRNSSARNKMIFDKEVLDPARIVQRTRDILAEIASGEIEGQVRVGRQGVHRREQENEGWRSAMGGYVKINVDAGVKEGEGVSSGVVCRDDRGVVMWGLTVVREEEWDPKFAEAMAVHDGLEEAKTRGIRQVVVERDCL; from the exons ATGGAGGAGTGTGATGGGTGCTCGGAGTGTCTTAGAGCGGGGGCTCGTAGACGAATTGGTGACGGGAAGGATACGAGCGTGTGGGGGCATGCCTGGGTGGTGGGATCGAATAGTGGGAAGGTTATTTCATCTTGTGGACCGGGTAATGAGCTGATAATGGTGGCGGTTCTAATTGAGCCGCATGGTAGGGGGTGGAATGTGACGATGTTAAATCAGCTGTTTCTCCCGTTTGAAGTTAAGAGGATCCTTAATATTCGCCTTAGCCCCAATGAGCCGAAGGATTCGTGGTACTGGTGCTTGGATAGAGAAAGGGAATACTCGGTGAAGATGGCATATGCGAGTATTATCGGGGACTTATATGAGTCGGGTGGTCCGTCGAACTGGGAGAAGGAGCGGTGGCTTTGGAATCGGTTGTGGAAAGTTCGGGTTTGGCCTCGCATCAAATTATTCTTCTGGCAACATCGCAACTCGAGTGCGAG AAACAAAATGATTTTTGACAAGGAAGTGTTGGACCCGGCACGTATTGTTCAACGCACGCGAGATATTCTAGCTGAGATTGCTTCCGGTGAAATTGAGGGGCAAGTTAGGGTGGGCAGACAAGGGGTGCATAGAAGGGAGCAAGAGAACGAGGGTTGGAGGTCGGCTATGGGTGGTTACGTCAAAATCAATGTGGATGCGGGGGTCAAGGAAGGAGAAGGGGTGAGTTCGGGAGTGGTATGTCGAGATGATCGAGGGGTAGTGATGTGGGGTTTAACGGTGGTTCGAGAGGAGGAATGGGACCCCAAGTTTGCAGAAGCGATGGCGGTTCACGATGGATTGGAGGAGGCTAAGACGAGGGGCATTCGACAAGTGGTGGTGGAGAGAGATTGTCTTTAA